DNA sequence from the Etheostoma spectabile isolate EspeVRDwgs_2016 unplaced genomic scaffold, UIUC_Espe_1.0 scaffold00001614, whole genome shotgun sequence genome:
agcttcaagataaaagaaATGATGCAGAGTCCTATCTCCAGTGtgtgttacaacacacacaacaatgagTTAGTCCTAGCTAACACAGATATTGGCAAATATCTTGGAAGAGGAACtgatgtgtttaaaaatgcattaacatCGCATGACAAGCCCCTGTGCTGTGCTCTCTAtcacaacattttcaaacaggTTGTCTCTGTTTGCCAAAATGGCGTGGTGACAGTGTGGGATATCTTAACAGGAACGGCCGCCATGCAGTTCAAGGTGACTCCAGATCAGTACGTGGGGCATGTTGCTATTTCATTTGATGGACTAAAGCGCAGACTGATCACAATTTCCCAGGATGGAAAAGTTAAAATTTGGAACTTCAACAACGGAACAGAGCTTGCCATTCTTCCTGTTACCGTACAAAGGGAGGTGACAGGTATCGTCTGTGTAGACAATAGGGTGTTTGTGTCGGGAATGAACTCCAAGATCATTTATGACCTGGACATACACGGATATGACAACAGATTTTTGAAGCATGATTATTTAGATGACATTTGCTCAATGGATGTCCATGAAAACACACTGGTTACTGCCTCCAGCAATGGAAATATTGTCATCTGGGAGGCCGCCAGTGGCGAAGTTCTCTACTGGCTCAATGGCAGCAACACCCCTCGAACAAACATGGCAGACAAAACCACTCAGGGCCAGACAGGGAGTCTGCTTGGTCACAAGAGTCCAAAGCATGTCAGAGGCACTGGGAAAAGACCTCTAAATAGTAAATCCCTGAATGGGAACAACACTGCTGTGATTAACACACCTCTTATCATATGTCTGAAGACCAGGGAGGTTAAAGTTCACACAGCCACACTGCTGACGTCTTCAGATGGCAACATATATGCCTGGTCTGTTATTAGCAAGGGAGGATTGATTGGAAAGTTCAGAGCAGTGAAGGATGAAGGAGCAGTCATTACCACCATGTCAACTGATCCCAATGACCAGATATTACTGACCGGGGATAGTACCGGAAAGATTTATCAGTGGGACATTCAGgcttttgggtttaaaaaacaggcaaacaacgaGCCATTTGAGGATATAAATGGGTGGTGCGTGTCATTGTGTCCACCTCCTCTGTTGCACTCCTGGCAATCTCACATCACAGGGGTGGTGAGTGTTCACTGTAACCCAACTTGTGAAAAGTTAATTACCGCAGGGAACTgcaatgtctgtctgtgggaaaacacaggaacctACATAGGCCTCTTTGGGAAAGACCAATGGGGTGCTTCACAAATCAGCCTTGAGGAGAATGCTGAACAGGAGGAGACCGGCAGACCAAGCACAACGAAGACCAGCAACTTTCCATTGGCACGTCCTGTCTTTCCAACAAAATCAAAGTCAGAAGAACTGACAGACAGCATTAAAAGCCTCTGTGACAGAATAGACAAGGTAGTCAGCCCTAAGAAGCCTGGAGCCAAATTAACAGAGGATCTACTTGATCGTGTAAATAGACGGATGATGAAGATTCAGTCAGGACTTGACTTAATAAAAAGTGAGGCTCAATTACAATTAGAGTTTAAAGAAACTCACAAACCCCTGGAAAATCTGTATTTTAGTGAGGTCAACAAGGGGTCTAAAACTACATCAACACCATGTCCACCAAACACCAGGCCAACTACAGGttgcactaatgacaccatcagcttagcaaacatgcagcaatctgatggtgccgtcaagcaggggactgaacccacttcaaaacaagtacatttgCAGCTCACACAAAGTCAATTCAAGCCACACCCGCCCCTCATCAGAGGTGGATCTGCTCATGACCAACTCTCTTACCGGACTGCATATTTGGACCAGACTATgtccaaatatgggcgtgtgctcaagcttcagcagagaaacacattacaaggcagtgtcctgacaccagttccaccaaacaccctgccaggcatggaggggtctcagcaaaaaccggaccatgtacacttgccacccatcaaggataaggtgcatcgcccacatcatcagacccgttcaaaatttcagcagagagacaccttaaaaggcggtgtcctcacaccagttccaccaaacaccctgccagctatgaagacctcgccacacatgcagctggacccctctaggtccaaatatgggcgtgtgctcaagactcagaagagagacacattacaaggcagtgtcttcactcaagttccaCTAAACACCCTGTCAGGTACAAAGGGGTCttggcaaacaccggaccatgtacacttgccacccatcctTGATAAGGTGCAGAGCTCACATCCTCAGACCCAgattcagcagagagacacattcaaaggcggtgtcctcacaccagttccaccaaacaccctgccagctatgaagacctcgtcacacatgcagctggaccagactaggtccaaatatgggcgtgtgctcaagcttcagcagaaagacacattacaaggcagtgtcctgacaccagttccaccaaacaccctgccagctatgaagacctcgccacacatgcagctggaccagactaggtccaaatatgggcgtgtgctcaagactcaggagagagacacattaaagggcagtgtcttcactcaagttccaccaaacaccctttcagccatggaggggtctcagcaaacaccggaccatgtacacatGCCACCCATCGATGATAAGGTGCAttgcccacatcatcagacccgttcaaagtttcagcagagagacacgtTAAAAGGCAGCTTCCTTCCACTGTGTCAACCAAACACACTACCAGCTTTGAAGACCTTaccacacattcagctctcgGCTAGTACAGTCAAGCACGGGTATAAAATCACATCAAAGTATGTACCTTTACCACCCATCTCTGATAAGCTCACCACAGACTGCACTAACGCTACAAGGAGCTCATCAAGATTACTCAGGAGAGGCATTAAAAGGTGAGGTTCTCTCACTATTTCCGACAACCACAACAACCATTTCCAATCACTGGCAGCATGAAgggtgattgtgtgggtttagTCCAGGTGATCTGGTTTCCTTAAACAATTGTGTGAGTTCATTCCAGGTGATCTGGTTTCCTCAAACAATTGTATAGGTTTTCTCCGGGTGAACCGGTTACTcccacaattaaaataaataaataaatgtatactaaaaaacagtatttgttgAATATCAATGTTTTGGTATGAACATTAGCTTGTGACCTTGTTCATTGTGCCCGCTACAACCCAGCTTCTTAGGAGAGATCTACCGAAGGCACGGAgaaaaaatgagcaaaaacgtgataaattatggacatcaagtggaCAAATCCTGGATTTAACAGTTTGGacttaatgctcaacgaccccgaaaaaggcacacgttccaggctggatagaaaaccatTCACTTCATAACAAACATCCTTATGGGTGTTCATGTGACTTTCATGTGAAGAATGCATTGATCTTTTACTTAGGTCTCTATCTTCGACCCACTGGACATTTtggcacacagaaacacaattcTGAGAGCTTGCAGCTCAGGTTTCAGCGCTCCAGAACATAGAAACAGAATTTATTCATTGCTCCAGACTGCTAAACTCTCagcacaattacatttttttcattccaaTAGAAATTTGAACTAAACCAGGATTGACACTTTAATTCTTAAGCAACTCCACTAAACTACATTCTAAGAAGAGATGTGTTAGAAATTATCTACAGAGTGTGCTCAAGGAcaacaagcaaatgtgtgtgaatcatatatatatatatatatatatatatatatatatatatatatatatatatatatatataaaatgtttggggtcacttagaaatttccattgcactccattatagacaggataccagctgagatcagttgccttgtttttttaaccagggcagcagtttccagattacattatttgctgacataattgtaaataggtttgccagtgtttttctagttagttttttaaaatgatatcagattagtaaacataatgtgcctttggatgattggaggaatggttgctgataatgggtaatgtagatacactaccggtccaaagtttggggtcacttaaaaatttccataccactccattatagacagaataccagctgatctgagtgggggggctgatctttaatgcaatatctacattacccacgCGTTAGTGCACcatttgtaccataattgtattaaattaaatggtAAGCCTTACTCCTACGAGATGGGCGAGTTTTtcttacgttacacacaaagctaacaggctatagttagcctgtaccatagacagttaaagaaggcCTGTACGTATGCTAGCGGATATAGCTAACGTTGCGTAGCCAGCCAGCAACTTGGGCAGTAGAGTTTTGGCGAGCTAACCACGACAGCGTTGTCgaccacaatcaacctgcagagATGTGTGAAATGGAGACACGAATAACGTTTCCTTTCCCAGAGATCCTGAACGTTATTTTCATTTGTGACGTTAAAGACAAAGGAAGGGTAGCCCGAAGGGACTCAATTTGGCCACAAGTTGGTGTGGAAGCATGGACTGTATACTGGTTCACCCTGGAAGCCTGGACATGCTTTTCCCCCTCGGAAACCTAGACTCGATACTTCAGTACTTTAAATAAAGCTGTTAATTCACACTCCTGGCTCTGCGTTCTGTACACCATTCACACCTAACAGTTACCACTTCATAAGTACGTATTAGGcatatcatttatatattttattggatgtactgtatgtatgttttattgtatttaaactGTTAGAATTAGATCTTGACATGCATGTCCTTGtatagtttttagttttcactttaaaaatgtaaatgcagtaAATATTAGGTAGATTTGATTCGATCATTACAttgaatacgtttttttttttcctatgcaatttgtgatcatacttttgttataatacatttacaataaccctacacagattaaacagcaattattgcattttcaattacaattgatttaattataaattataccAAATTACCAATGTCCtcttgtatgactacaataCTGTTTGTCCCTATAGTTacgtcagaaaaacaaaatgtagctCTAGAAAGACCTTTATTGCACGTTGAAATGGGCATTAACTTAAAAATTACATAAACCACAAACATTGtatctttttatttaagattatgttgaaaattgaattaaaaaatgtagttcaccttttacaatCCAGTGGAAATTCCATACAAAAAACACTGTGGGTtaaggtaaataaataattgtcacAAGACAAGTCTACATAATAAAAAGAAGTAGTTGAATCTCTAGTGCCACATTGTTAATTCCAGTAGTAGCTGCAGGTCCTCCGCCATTCCTGCGACCAGGTTGATGGCTTCGACATCTCCCAGGTCATTCCCGCCACAGTGTAGGGACTGGAAAAAGAACGGGAGAAGGCTCTTCCACCGCAGACCACCCCAGCCGAACCAACAGATGTAGAcatcttcaattcaatttgattgTTTCAAGTATTGGTACATACTGACAAGTGTCTGGTGCCAAAACCGGCTTCATTTGTCCCCGTTTCCGTCCAGTATCTGCCCTGTGACCAAGAAAAAATTCCTCTGGCTGGACCAGGTGAAATCTTTCTAAAAAGTGTGTATTCTTCATTTTTAAAGGAGGAGGTCTATGTCAAACATTTGTTTGGCACTTTTAAACTGTCCCATTAGTAGCACAAGTTCATGTGGTGCATCCATATTtttagaatatatcaagggttaaaggacttatgtgtcaacaggatttggaaaaactggtgcATGCTTTCATCtacagtagacttgactactgtaacggggtctttacaggtctccctaaaaaatcaatcagacagctgcagctgatccagaacgctgctgctcgggtcctcactaagaccaagagactggatcacatcactccagttctgaagtctttgcactggcttcctgtgcctcaaagaattgatttcaaagtacttctgctggtttataaatcacttaacagtttagggccaaaatacatttctgatttgctgctacactatgacccccccagacctctcaggtcatctgggacaggtctactttctgtccccagagtcagaactaaacagggggaagcagtttggtttctatgctcctcatatctggaataaactcccagaaacctgcagatccactgctactctcagttcttttaaatcacggctgaagacctttctttttcatgctgcctttctttaaatgactgttcatttctttaatgtttaatttcttatgctgcactgtaacttttattcttgtgttttatgtgtcttaatgtttatatttttatctgattattcatgtgttttatcagttttaattttttatctgctttttaactgattttgtgtaaagcactttgaattgccctgttgctgaaatgtgctctacaaataaagctgccttgccttgaacCCTGATGAAACAGAATTTTGTAATGTAGCTACAGTTGTTTCCACAAGTGTAGTGATTGAAAACAGGtatgtgtccagaacaaaccaGGACGGGAGGCCaggtacaaaataaaaatggaattttATTCACACAGTTTGCATAGAttcaaaacactaaaaaaataacGGCCAACAAGCACCAGTGTGGAACTACACAGTAgcgactttaaaaaaatgcaatggcaCCGTCTCAATTACTTGATATAAAAAGCAAAATTGTACTGGAATAGTTTAGAGGCTATTAATGCGTTAGGACctaatacacacaataaaagagcAATAGAACAAAACATCACAGCACACTTTAAAACTCACACATTACATGCAGGGACAATAGAAGGCAACACCTTCAACCACCCTAGCAAGCAATAAGGGGTCTCTAAAGCTATCTTGGAGCCTATAACCAGCCCTAAAATTGCGCAGCGTCCGTC
Encoded proteins:
- the LOC116675182 gene encoding WD repeat-containing protein on Y chromosome-like, whose product is MDSRSELSKTDKMFTAENMDDIVTLFHEADADGGGGLDIEEFCEGLKQLFPTMDEEDLIALHMKIDTNGDGSVDLGELTDYLVNKNKASQNMAFKNQIFPKPIEMISVDHHKAIVRLIHRPFENDRKPDHGSEVLLGQTSTYQKGQYLSISSNGILNFWPDSFDTPYPVQLYKKENTLPFSHNKKMHVTDMVYISELKQLAISTSDRELIFYRCNEFPKLFSTSHSLIVEDNIVNTMNYWSKGTKAVFSFGDVKGFLSVFVSYNICENGLFFNGAYEKISLRDYPTVYVSTLLKNPSKDFLCVKVNIFNDICSQIQYFPSLRSFAICGSSSKTMVLASLPKTSTTKMSTTVFKSRGHVDFFTCVEYSTSSGYLLTGGTDALLRTWFPHKTVSCVQELKGHAKPITHIMLNPKEKVFVSLSLDHHICVWSEDALICLQSFKIKEMMQSPISSVCYNTHNNELVLANTDIGKYLGRGTDVFKNALTSHDKPLCCALYHNIFKQVVSVCQNGVVTVWDILTGTAAMQFKVTPDQYVGHVAISFDGLKRRLITISQDGKVKIWNFNNGTELAILPVTVQREVTGIVCVDNRVFVSGMNSKIIYDLDIHGYDNRFLKHDYLDDICSMDVHENTLVTASSNGNIVIWEAASGEVLYWLNGSNTPRTNMADKTTQGQTGSLLGHKSPKHVRGTGKRPLNSKSLNGNNTAVINTPLIICLKTREVKVHTATLLTSSDGNIYAWSVISKGGLIGKFRAVKDEGAVITTMSTDPNDQILLTGDSTGKIYQWDIQAFGFKKQANNEPFEDINGWCVSLCPPPLLHSWQSHITGVVSVHCNPTCEKLITAGNCNVCLWENTGTYIGLFGKDQWGASQISLEENAEQEETGRPSTTKTSNFPLARPVFPTKSKSEELTDSIKSLCDRIDKVVSPKKPGAKLTEDLLDRVNRRMMKIQSGLDLIKSEAQLQLEFKETHKPLENLYFSEVNKGSKTTSTPCPPNTRPTTGCTNDTISLANMQQSDGAVKQGTEPTSKQVHLQLTQSQFKPHPPLIRGGSAHDQLSYRTAYLDQTMSKYGRVLKLQQRNTLQGSVLTPVPPNTLPGMEGSQQKPDHVHLPPIKDKVHRPHHQTRSKFQQRDTLKGGVLTPVPPNTLPAMKTSPHMQLDPSRSKYGRVLKTQKRDTLQGSVFTQVPLNTLSGTKGSWQTPDHVHLPPILDKVQSSHPQTQIQQRDTFKGGVLTPVPPNTLPAMKTSSHMQLDQTRSKYGRVLKLQQKDTLQGSVLTPVPPNTLPAMKTSPHMQLDQTRSKYGRVLKTQERDTLKGSVFTQVPPNTLSAMEGSQQTPDHVHMPPIDDKVHCPHHQTRSKFQQRDTLKGSFLPLCQPNTLPALKTLPHIQLSASTVKHGYKITSKYVPLPPISDKLTTDCTNATRSSSRLLRRGIKR